A genome region from Coffea arabica cultivar ET-39 chromosome 7e, Coffea Arabica ET-39 HiFi, whole genome shotgun sequence includes the following:
- the LOC140011251 gene encoding protein ALP1-like: MREGGYITEGPCDKVTVEESVAIALYGLSHDLTQRVLGERFQHSTETIHRHVRRLCQALVQLAPIALRHRNTDTTHPRIRNNRRFYPWFKDCIGAIDETHVSASVPRGEHDAFRNRKGTLSQNVLAACDHDMRFVYVRAGWEGSAHDSA, encoded by the exons ATGCGAGAAGGTGGATACATTACTGAGGGCCCCTGTGATAAAGTGACTGTAGAGGAAAGCGTAGCAATTGCCTTATATGGGTTGAGCCATGATTTGACACAAAGAGTGCTAGGTGAACGATTCCAGCATTCCACTGAGACAATTCATCGACACGTTCGCCGTCTATGCCAGGCCTTAGTCCAATTAGCACCTATTGCACTCCGACATAGGAATACAGATACTACTCATCCTCGGATTCGGAATAATAGACGATTTTATCCTTGGTTTAAG GATTGCATTGGGGCTATAGATGAAACACATGTATCGGCAAGCGTGCCAAGAGGGGAACATGATGCCTTTCGTAACAGAAAAGGCACGCTTTCACAGAATGTTTTAGCTGCATGTGACCACGATATGAGGTTCGTATATGTCAGAGCTGGCTGGGAAGGA